Proteins encoded by one window of Akkermansia muciniphila ATCC BAA-835:
- a CDS encoding aminopeptidase, translated as MRDPRFQALAAQLAGYSTALRPGDRVLLELTDIPEEMGIALIREARNAGAIPFLRLNQSRLNREMLSGATEEQYGIIGRHRLAEMEDMDAYIEIRGGGNAFELSSVPQENMAAAMKALNPVSQRRIRHTRWCGLRWPSGGMAQQAAMSTEEFEDFYFRTCLMDYAALRPAMRKLAAMMEKAEYVKITGPGTDISFSIKGLPAIPCAGECNLPDGEVFTAPVIDSANGHISFNTPSLFQGIPFDNIRLTLKNGLVVHAEAGDKTGELNAILDTDPGARRLGEFAFGVNPAITRPMRNILFDEKISGSFHLTPGQAYHVADNGNQSRIHWDMVCIQTEAAGGGDIYLDGKLVRRNGLFTLPELAILNPSLS; from the coding sequence ATGAGAGACCCCCGTTTTCAGGCCCTTGCAGCCCAGCTTGCAGGGTATTCCACAGCCCTGCGCCCCGGAGACAGGGTTCTGCTGGAACTGACGGATATTCCGGAGGAAATGGGAATAGCCCTCATCCGGGAGGCGAGGAATGCGGGAGCAATACCCTTTCTGCGCCTGAACCAGTCCCGCCTGAACCGGGAAATGCTCTCAGGAGCAACGGAAGAACAATACGGCATCATCGGCCGCCACCGCCTGGCGGAAATGGAGGACATGGACGCCTACATTGAAATACGCGGCGGGGGGAACGCCTTTGAACTGTCCTCCGTTCCACAGGAAAATATGGCCGCCGCCATGAAAGCCCTGAACCCCGTCTCCCAGCGGCGCATCCGCCATACGCGCTGGTGCGGGCTTCGCTGGCCGTCCGGGGGAATGGCCCAGCAGGCGGCCATGAGCACGGAAGAGTTTGAGGATTTCTATTTCCGCACCTGCCTGATGGATTACGCCGCCCTGCGTCCCGCCATGCGAAAGCTGGCCGCCATGATGGAAAAGGCTGAATATGTGAAAATTACCGGGCCGGGAACGGACATTTCCTTTTCCATCAAAGGGCTGCCTGCCATCCCGTGCGCAGGGGAATGCAATCTGCCCGACGGAGAAGTATTCACCGCCCCCGTCATCGACAGCGCCAACGGCCACATTTCCTTCAATACGCCCAGCCTGTTCCAGGGAATCCCCTTTGACAACATCCGCCTGACGCTGAAAAACGGACTGGTCGTGCATGCGGAAGCGGGAGATAAAACAGGGGAGCTCAACGCCATTCTTGACACAGACCCCGGCGCGCGGAGGCTGGGAGAATTCGCCTTCGGCGTCAATCCGGCCATCACACGCCCCATGCGCAACATCCTGTTTGACGAAAAAATTTCCGGCTCCTTCCACTTGACGCCGGGGCAGGCCTACCACGTGGCGGACAACGGCAACCAGTCCCGCATCCACTGGGACATGGTATGCATCCAGACGGAAGCGGCCGGGGGCGGAGATATTTACCTGGACGGGAAGCTGGTGCGCCGCAACGGATTATTCACCCTGCCGGAACTGGCCATTCTCAACCCCTCCCTATCATGA
- the yaeI gene encoding phosphodiesterase YaeI, whose protein sequence is MTTHPFSKKRSQLRKLLYAAAAVILLGSLLASYMHWEANHLEFNENTAPAGCVPDLSGLRILVLSDIHTNLPLLEKAATIAEQARPDMIVFLGDLYTDFLRVTHAGDYITQMKRLSSVAPAYACLGNHDMALADNVERVLKEGGFTLLRNSAAFVSIPRLGNVEFKLVGLGDLREGDFFPDRCMSPRELEENSPMPTIVLSHNPKGRELLGNYRWDLMLSGHTHGGQIKLPFFSTPLLASEGETMYSGFHPYEDKQVFVTRGIGYIGPGRFNCPPEINLITIP, encoded by the coding sequence ATGACCACCCACCCTTTCTCCAAAAAGCGTTCCCAGCTTCGCAAGCTCCTGTATGCGGCCGCGGCTGTCATTCTGCTGGGGTCCCTACTGGCCTCCTACATGCATTGGGAAGCCAATCATCTGGAATTTAATGAAAACACGGCCCCTGCCGGATGTGTACCCGACCTTTCCGGCCTTCGTATCCTGGTATTGTCGGATATCCACACCAATCTGCCTCTGCTGGAAAAAGCGGCAACAATAGCGGAACAGGCCAGACCGGACATGATCGTATTTCTGGGAGATCTGTACACGGATTTTCTGCGGGTCACTCATGCAGGCGACTACATCACCCAGATGAAACGCCTCTCCTCCGTCGCCCCGGCCTACGCATGTCTGGGCAACCATGACATGGCCCTTGCGGACAATGTGGAACGCGTCCTGAAGGAAGGGGGCTTCACACTGCTCAGGAATTCCGCCGCCTTCGTCTCCATCCCCAGGCTGGGAAATGTGGAATTCAAACTGGTGGGGCTGGGAGACCTGCGGGAGGGTGACTTTTTCCCGGACCGGTGCATGAGCCCGCGCGAATTGGAGGAAAACTCGCCCATGCCAACCATCGTCCTGAGCCACAACCCCAAAGGAAGGGAATTGCTGGGAAATTACCGCTGGGACCTGATGCTCTCCGGCCATACGCATGGAGGCCAAATCAAACTGCCTTTCTTTTCCACCCCGCTATTGGCGTCGGAAGGGGAAACCATGTACTCCGGGTTCCATCCTTATGAGGACAAGCAGGTATTCGTCACCCGCGGCATAGGCTATATAGGGCCGGGCCGCTTCAACTGCCCGCCGGAAATCAACCTCATAACCATTCCCTAA
- a CDS encoding cation:proton antiporter codes for MVLSLLASGGPNDAPPFFILLTVVFMGIIAIALILAHFRQSLLAGYFICGVILANCGILDHIPNSDVSIQALSEVGIILLMFTLGLEFSVDELKHLRKTALVGGGIQMFICTAAFGLGLHYATGMDMSHSLTVGAIMGLSSTAVALKSFQEFGLSGTSGAKMAVGIALFQDIAAIMLVAIMPQIFTAAPDSWETALNIGMAVLRGLVFLGAAWLIGRYLLPRIMLAVARTKSRELFTLMVFAICSGIAMLASLLGLSIALGAFTAGLFVSSSYYSHRVLSEVLPFKDLFLTIFFVSAGLLIDIDGLWEHIGQVATFASFVLAIKFVACLTAASFLKIPGRMGIMASTALTNVGEFSLVLIPFMQEISPIPALVTTNVYAIAAVSMGMTPLLMKAARKLTPLLVRIPGLKTKRERLNVETLITRMEGIRNHAIICGYGPVGRRLHESLSQYGIPCIIIDLNADTVKSLLNGGHLAFLGDIQHQITMDLAGVRTARLIAFTFPDPAPALSTYMQIKGANADITVIARAKFRSEVASLHHAGIANVIHDEMETGAAAVRLAKQSFDIIEPSDAPSLSH; via the coding sequence ATGGTTCTCTCTCTGCTGGCCTCCGGAGGTCCTAATGACGCGCCTCCATTCTTCATTCTGCTTACTGTCGTCTTCATGGGAATCATCGCGATTGCCCTCATTCTGGCCCACTTCCGGCAGTCCCTGCTGGCGGGCTACTTCATCTGCGGGGTAATTTTGGCCAACTGCGGCATTCTGGACCACATCCCCAATTCCGACGTCAGCATCCAGGCTCTTTCCGAGGTAGGAATTATCCTGCTCATGTTCACGCTGGGGCTTGAATTTTCCGTCGATGAACTCAAGCACCTGCGGAAAACCGCTCTGGTCGGCGGAGGTATTCAGATGTTCATCTGCACTGCGGCTTTCGGCCTGGGGCTTCATTACGCCACAGGCATGGACATGAGCCACTCCCTGACGGTCGGGGCCATTATGGGACTATCCTCCACGGCGGTGGCGCTGAAATCCTTCCAGGAATTCGGCCTGAGCGGAACCTCCGGGGCAAAAATGGCGGTGGGAATTGCCCTGTTCCAGGACATCGCCGCCATCATGCTGGTGGCAATCATGCCGCAGATCTTCACCGCCGCGCCCGACTCATGGGAAACAGCGCTCAACATCGGCATGGCCGTGCTGCGGGGGCTTGTCTTTCTGGGAGCCGCCTGGCTGATCGGCCGCTACCTGCTTCCGCGCATCATGCTGGCCGTCGCCCGGACCAAAAGCCGGGAACTCTTCACCCTGATGGTGTTCGCCATCTGTTCGGGAATTGCCATGCTCGCCAGTCTGCTGGGCCTGAGCATCGCCCTGGGCGCTTTCACCGCCGGCCTCTTCGTCAGCAGCTCTTATTACAGCCACCGGGTTCTTAGCGAAGTGCTCCCCTTCAAGGACCTTTTCCTGACCATCTTCTTCGTTTCCGCCGGGCTGTTGATTGACATTGATGGACTGTGGGAACACATCGGCCAGGTGGCAACCTTCGCCTCCTTTGTCCTCGCGATCAAATTCGTAGCCTGCCTTACAGCCGCAAGCTTCCTGAAAATTCCCGGGCGCATGGGCATCATGGCCTCCACCGCACTCACCAATGTGGGGGAATTTTCCCTGGTGCTCATCCCTTTCATGCAGGAAATATCCCCCATCCCGGCGCTGGTGACCACCAACGTTTACGCCATTGCCGCCGTCTCCATGGGCATGACTCCGCTGCTGATGAAGGCGGCACGGAAACTTACCCCGCTGCTGGTGCGCATTCCCGGGTTGAAAACAAAACGGGAACGCCTCAACGTGGAAACCCTGATCACACGCATGGAAGGCATCAGGAACCATGCCATCATTTGCGGCTACGGCCCCGTAGGCAGGAGGCTTCATGAAAGCCTGTCCCAGTACGGCATCCCCTGCATCATTATCGACCTGAATGCGGACACCGTCAAATCCCTGCTCAACGGCGGCCATCTGGCCTTTCTGGGAGACATCCAGCACCAAATCACCATGGACCTGGCGGGCGTCCGTACCGCGCGGCTGATTGCCTTCACATTCCCGGACCCTGCCCCGGCCCTGTCCACCTACATGCAGATCAAGGGAGCCAATGCGGACATCACGGTGATTGCCCGCGCCAAATTCCGTTCGGAAGTGGCTTCCCTGCATCACGCGGGCATCGCCAACGTCATCCATGATGAAATGGAAACGGGCGCCGCCGCCGTGCGCCTGGCGAAACAGAGTTTTGATATCATTGAACCGTCGGACGCGCCATCTCTGTCCCATTAA
- a CDS encoding FKBP-type peptidyl-prolyl cis-trans isomerase N-terminal domain-containing protein encodes MKMKPSIALFAASALLAGVAGAQEKAAEAPAADQPKQEKEITVSPEQMKKDLGYFLGFQSGQQLGSIPTLTFDDLDQESFLQGIKDGMVRKPAKDQEQLKPALDAFQKQIDERISAKAKANLEASRKFMEENGKKEGVTTTKSGLQYKVVNKGGEEKFDEKKFKNPMFKVKYKGTLLDGTVFDDTKGKSVELPLQVIPGFAEALTTMPVGSKWIVYIPSELAYGENTPGAPIEPNSPLIFDLELDGISEAPAPQGGPMSISPEQLQEMLKQSGAQQQ; translated from the coding sequence ATGAAGATGAAACCTTCCATCGCCCTGTTTGCCGCTTCCGCTCTTCTGGCGGGTGTGGCAGGCGCGCAAGAAAAGGCCGCCGAAGCTCCGGCAGCCGACCAACCCAAACAAGAGAAAGAAATTACTGTGTCTCCCGAACAGATGAAAAAGGACCTGGGCTATTTTCTGGGTTTCCAGAGCGGTCAGCAACTTGGTTCCATTCCTACCCTGACCTTTGACGACCTGGACCAGGAATCCTTCCTGCAGGGCATCAAGGACGGCATGGTCCGCAAGCCCGCCAAGGACCAGGAACAGCTGAAACCCGCCCTGGATGCGTTCCAGAAGCAAATTGACGAACGCATTTCCGCCAAGGCCAAGGCCAATTTGGAGGCCAGCAGGAAATTCATGGAGGAAAACGGCAAAAAAGAAGGCGTCACCACAACGAAGTCCGGCCTCCAGTACAAGGTTGTGAACAAGGGCGGCGAAGAAAAATTTGATGAAAAGAAGTTCAAGAACCCCATGTTCAAGGTGAAGTACAAGGGCACGCTGCTGGACGGCACCGTGTTTGACGACACCAAGGGCAAGTCCGTGGAACTTCCTCTCCAGGTCATCCCCGGTTTTGCCGAAGCGCTGACCACGATGCCCGTCGGCTCCAAATGGATTGTCTACATTCCTTCCGAGCTGGCTTACGGGGAAAACACTCCCGGCGCTCCGATTGAACCCAATTCCCCGCTCATCTTTGATCTGGAACTGGACGGCATTTCGGAAGCCCCTGCTCCCCAGGGAGGCCCCATGAGCATTTCTCCGGAACAACTTCAGGAGATGCTTAAGCAGAGCGGCGCCCAGCAGCAGTAA
- the purN gene encoding phosphoribosylglycinamide formyltransferase: MSRLPKLGILGSGSGSNCQSIYDAIQSGSLRAEIAVVMSDNPDAYILERARSWGIPAEVIDCGGFKTRFPEESQASVAARLKQYGVDCVCLAGFMRLVKLPLLKEFPSRILNIHPSLLPAFPGLHAWEQAVNAGAAESGCTVHYVDDGMDTGPILGQARVPVLPGDTPESLHARIQEQEHTLYPAMIARVLETLA, encoded by the coding sequence ATGTCCAGATTGCCCAAGTTAGGAATACTCGGTTCCGGTTCCGGTTCCAATTGCCAGTCCATTTATGATGCCATCCAGTCCGGTTCTCTCCGGGCGGAAATCGCCGTGGTGATGTCTGACAATCCGGACGCCTATATTCTGGAACGCGCCCGTTCCTGGGGCATTCCGGCGGAGGTTATTGACTGCGGGGGATTTAAAACCAGATTTCCGGAGGAATCCCAGGCATCCGTTGCCGCGCGCCTGAAGCAATACGGCGTGGACTGCGTGTGCCTGGCGGGATTCATGCGCTTGGTGAAACTTCCGCTGCTGAAGGAATTTCCTTCCCGCATCCTGAATATCCACCCTTCCCTTCTTCCAGCCTTCCCGGGGCTTCATGCCTGGGAGCAGGCTGTGAACGCCGGAGCTGCGGAGAGCGGCTGCACCGTCCATTATGTGGATGACGGAATGGATACCGGCCCCATCCTGGGCCAGGCTCGCGTGCCCGTGCTGCCGGGGGATACGCCGGAAAGCCTTCACGCCCGCATTCAGGAGCAGGAGCATACCCTTTATCCCGCCATGATCGCCCGCGTTCTGGAAACGCTGGCATGA
- a CDS encoding TatD family hydrolase: protein MNLPDAHTHSSTAASGTAPQFICGTSPADWKQVALLAERDEHVTPFFGIHPWFLNPAEWKEEMPRLESLLQKIPHAGVGETGLDKCRRGIPGLPLQKEALERHLELAARLDRPASLHCCRAWGTLAEMLTKYPRLNIVLHGWTGALHPGTELPSGNWLLSVGLREMERPGLLASIPLHRLALESDGHPETLPELYRRAAQELGMTVNNLVDLVQSNMENLIRP, encoded by the coding sequence ATGAATCTGCCGGACGCCCACACCCATTCCTCTACAGCCGCTTCCGGCACGGCGCCGCAGTTCATCTGCGGCACCTCCCCGGCGGACTGGAAACAGGTGGCCCTTCTGGCGGAACGGGATGAACACGTTACGCCCTTTTTCGGCATTCATCCCTGGTTCCTGAACCCGGCTGAATGGAAAGAGGAAATGCCCAGGCTGGAATCCCTTCTGCAAAAAATCCCCCATGCGGGCGTTGGGGAAACGGGGCTGGACAAATGTCGGCGCGGCATCCCGGGGCTGCCTCTCCAGAAGGAAGCGCTGGAACGGCATCTGGAACTGGCCGCGCGTCTGGACCGCCCCGCTTCCCTGCACTGCTGCCGCGCATGGGGCACGCTGGCGGAAATGCTGACAAAATATCCCCGTTTGAACATTGTCCTGCACGGCTGGACGGGGGCACTGCATCCCGGCACGGAACTTCCTTCGGGAAACTGGCTTCTTTCCGTAGGGCTGCGGGAAATGGAACGTCCGGGACTCCTTGCCTCCATACCGCTCCATCGGCTGGCGTTGGAATCGGACGGGCATCCGGAAACCCTTCCGGAACTTTACCGACGCGCGGCGCAGGAACTGGGCATGACCGTCAACAACCTGGTTGACCTGGTCCAAAGCAATATGGAAAACCTGATCCGCCCTTGA